The proteins below come from a single Mesobacillus jeotgali genomic window:
- a CDS encoding STAS domain-containing protein, whose translation MESTFNQRDEVTDFIQSNRELFEQHLLSEAVNVASKINEILQKGNIDLLKNAEKLIVYIVEQQEDNLVAFAEQEGIAWAEHSLTVAFKLEWIQAIRRTLWHFLNKYDQTYNRFTDREEFFQLEKRINDRVDQFLNTFFLTYTKYKDELLNSQRKLVEHLSVPIIPVSSSVAVLPLIGMMDDYRMQIIEEKVLMDISKLKVQTLIMDLSGIADMEMNVISHFQKVLSGVSMMGSNAVITGMRPDLVRKMIHSGITFDQKAETKGTLQQTLRSYLDSENTK comes from the coding sequence ATGGAATCAACTTTTAACCAAAGAGATGAAGTGACCGATTTCATTCAATCCAATAGGGAACTTTTCGAACAACACTTATTATCAGAAGCGGTGAATGTCGCTTCGAAGATTAATGAGATTCTCCAAAAAGGAAATATCGACCTTTTAAAGAACGCAGAAAAGTTAATTGTCTACATAGTGGAGCAGCAGGAAGACAATCTGGTTGCTTTTGCTGAACAAGAAGGAATCGCCTGGGCAGAACATTCGTTGACTGTGGCATTCAAGCTGGAATGGATTCAGGCCATTCGCCGAACTTTGTGGCACTTCCTAAACAAATATGATCAAACGTACAATCGATTTACAGACCGCGAGGAATTCTTCCAGCTCGAGAAAAGGATCAATGACCGAGTTGACCAATTCCTGAATACCTTCTTCCTGACTTATACAAAGTACAAAGATGAACTGCTTAACTCACAAAGGAAATTGGTTGAACACTTATCCGTCCCGATTATCCCAGTCAGCAGTTCGGTTGCTGTACTTCCTCTAATCGGTATGATGGATGACTACAGGATGCAGATTATCGAAGAGAAGGTACTGATGGATATTTCAAAGCTGAAAGTCCAAACATTAATTATGGATCTTTCAGGAATTGCAGACATGGAAATGAACGTCATCTCCCATTTCCAAAAAGTATTGAGCGGCGTATCGATGATGGGTTCAAACGCAGTCATTACAGGAATGCGTCCTGATCTTGTAAGAAAAATGATACATTCAGGAATCACTTTTGATCAAAAAGCAGAGACCAAAGGTACGTTACAGCAAACATTGAGATCCTATCTGGATAGCGAAAATACGAAATAA
- a CDS encoding aminoglycoside 6-adenylyltransferase — protein sequence MKQEQEMIGQLLDWARKNNNIRTVLMTSSRANPHAFTDLFTDYDFEIFVNDLNAFTEDDGWLEQFGQLIKKVVLEDGNWRTRLVLYEDGTKIDFQITANDFVKHLASLSELPEGYDNGYKVLLDKDGITNGIQAPSYKAYITKKPSAEQFEDIVNSFWGDSAYVANSLWRDELYFAKYMLDNIIRFHYLQPVIEWHLGVKHEWSVNPNKFGRWFKRYLDTETWAELEGTYAGAGIEENWEALFQTADLFSRLSQEVGKSLGYEYPMEYERKMWTYLLKVKKLPQDAKSFT from the coding sequence ATGAAACAAGAACAAGAGATGATAGGCCAGCTTCTTGATTGGGCCAGGAAAAACAATAATATCCGGACTGTGCTGATGACAAGTTCACGAGCAAATCCACATGCATTCACTGATCTGTTCACTGATTATGATTTCGAGATTTTCGTGAATGATTTAAATGCTTTTACCGAGGACGATGGATGGCTCGAGCAATTCGGTCAGCTCATAAAAAAAGTGGTTTTAGAGGATGGCAATTGGCGAACGAGACTAGTCCTATACGAAGATGGAACAAAGATAGATTTTCAGATTACGGCTAATGATTTTGTTAAACACCTGGCTTCCCTGTCAGAACTGCCGGAAGGGTATGACAATGGCTATAAAGTCTTGTTAGATAAGGATGGAATCACAAATGGAATCCAGGCTCCTTCTTACAAGGCATATATAACAAAGAAGCCGTCAGCGGAACAATTTGAAGATATTGTCAACAGTTTTTGGGGAGATTCCGCATACGTAGCGAACAGCCTTTGGCGTGATGAATTGTACTTTGCAAAGTACATGCTTGATAATATCATACGATTCCATTATCTCCAGCCTGTGATTGAATGGCACTTGGGAGTAAAACATGAGTGGAGCGTCAATCCCAATAAGTTTGGGCGATGGTTCAAGCGTTACCTGGATACAGAAACATGGGCAGAACTGGAAGGGACTTATGCTGGAGCCGGGATTGAGGAGAACTGGGAGGCTCTTTTCCAGACAGCAGACCTTTTCAGCCGTCTGTCACAGGAAGTCGGGAAGAGTTTGGGTTATGAGTATCCAATGGAATATGAGCGAAAAATGTGGACGTATTTGTTAAAGGTGAAGAAGTTGCCGCAGGATGCTAAAAGTTTTACATAG
- a CDS encoding zf-HC2 domain-containing protein, producing MKLEHEVVQDLYPLYIENDLTPSVKTAVDGHLKECEACKKFYETGEKTIQLNDMEEPAVSKALDDKIILKMKLIRLRVVSVVLAGILFSMVFTDYINEREQLFMATDGYYDVLGQMDRIIEVVKNKDQINFDSYEMNRFHEYNNELTDHMNFIEKYKLKSTEFHLILNTQRLNAMLEVMKIRFNQGRWSDTDESAYQSLKEYIQIHRQDFREEYEKTHHGYSSFLHIIDVKEIDKFYENVNLLTYSYTRFHKMPDQIEPLKESELKSRIADSLKIEQDEFELEKVSPVNDIYVYRFENKNGYGGEIDAVTGQITEYFGVTGPLTDGPILDQVKAEKKARLYLENIYGKDINFDLVSLGFNFNSSANDSRYKVYSFRAVPRVQGYTLYTPFETETFLNLNARNGELENFHHNPDVPSFEQLDAVTLPASSEKNGDKKAVVIYSALTGNFELVYMEPDLQHFEEGKFISAKTGLEEKIYLDHF from the coding sequence ATGAAATTGGAACATGAAGTGGTCCAGGATCTATATCCGTTATATATAGAAAATGACTTAACCCCTTCTGTTAAAACAGCAGTTGATGGACACCTGAAGGAATGTGAGGCGTGCAAGAAGTTTTACGAAACTGGTGAAAAGACAATCCAATTAAATGACATGGAAGAGCCGGCTGTATCAAAAGCCCTTGATGATAAAATCATCTTAAAAATGAAACTGATCCGTCTAAGGGTGGTTTCAGTCGTTCTTGCCGGCATCCTATTTTCCATGGTATTCACCGATTACATCAATGAGCGAGAACAATTATTCATGGCTACCGATGGTTATTACGATGTTCTCGGGCAAATGGACAGAATAATTGAAGTTGTGAAAAACAAAGATCAAATCAACTTTGACTCATATGAAATGAATCGTTTCCATGAATATAATAATGAACTTACAGATCATATGAATTTTATCGAGAAGTACAAATTAAAATCAACAGAATTTCATCTCATCCTGAATACTCAAAGACTGAATGCGATGCTTGAAGTGATGAAAATCCGTTTTAACCAGGGCAGGTGGTCTGACACGGATGAATCAGCATACCAGTCGTTAAAAGAATATATTCAAATCCACAGGCAAGATTTTAGGGAAGAGTATGAAAAAACCCACCATGGCTATAGCTCCTTTCTTCATATTATAGATGTTAAGGAGATCGATAAGTTTTATGAAAACGTAAACTTATTAACCTACAGTTATACTCGTTTTCATAAAATGCCTGATCAGATCGAGCCCCTGAAGGAATCGGAATTAAAAAGCCGTATCGCCGACTCTCTAAAAATTGAGCAAGATGAATTTGAATTGGAAAAAGTAAGTCCGGTAAACGATATATATGTCTATCGCTTTGAGAATAAAAATGGCTATGGCGGAGAGATCGATGCAGTCACCGGCCAAATCACAGAATATTTTGGAGTCACTGGCCCGCTAACCGACGGACCGATCCTGGATCAGGTAAAAGCCGAAAAAAAAGCCAGATTATATTTAGAAAATATATACGGAAAAGATATTAATTTTGATCTCGTTTCTTTAGGCTTTAATTTTAACTCCTCAGCTAATGATTCCAGATACAAGGTTTATAGCTTCAGAGCTGTGCCAAGAGTTCAAGGTTATACTTTGTATACACCTTTTGAGACGGAAACTTTTCTTAACCTTAATGCCAGGAACGGCGAACTCGAGAACTTTCACCACAATCCCGATGTTCCTTCATTCGAACAACTGGATGCAGTCACCCTGCCAGCCTCCTCTGAAAAAAATGGTGACAAAAAAGCTGTTGTCATTTACTCAGCTTTAACCGGAAATTTTGAATTGGTTTACATGGAACCGGATTTGCAGCACTTTGAAGAGGGAAAATTTATATCAGCAAAAACAGGTCTCGAAGAGAAAATCTATTTAGATCATTTTTAG
- a CDS encoding RNA polymerase sigma factor, with product MSDPRIELYENYKKAIFLYLYRATLNQHIAEDLTQDTFLKAFQSLSSFRGESSLKTWLFKIARNTYINFSKKKQTSMELQSDRIDQHLNHQHDQFKRLDDQNAIELTLLKLQENYRTYIILRDVNDLTYEEVAAITNETIGQVKVGLYRARKKFKELYKQMEDGE from the coding sequence ATGTCAGACCCGAGGATTGAATTATACGAAAATTACAAGAAAGCGATTTTCTTGTACCTATACCGTGCGACGTTAAATCAACATATTGCTGAAGATCTTACCCAGGATACCTTTCTGAAGGCATTTCAGTCGCTTTCCAGCTTCCGTGGAGAGTCCTCATTAAAAACCTGGCTTTTTAAAATTGCAAGAAACACATATATCAATTTCAGCAAGAAGAAACAAACCAGCATGGAGCTTCAATCAGATAGAATTGACCAGCACTTAAATCATCAGCACGATCAATTCAAACGTTTAGATGACCAAAATGCAATCGAACTGACATTACTGAAGCTGCAGGAAAATTACAGAACGTATATCATCTTGCGGGATGTGAACGATCTTACTTATGAAGAAGTTGCGGCGATCACAAACGAAACAATCGGCCAGGTCAAGGTTGGCTTGTACCGGGCCAGAAAAAAATTCAAAGAACTCTACAAGCAAATGGAGGATGGAGAATGA
- a CDS encoding GNAT family N-acetyltransferase encodes MELTLRPIVKDNWEEAIQLKVKEEQRNFIASNLYSIAEVQFLDQFKVSAIYDGDQMVGFSMYGIDPDDQNYWIYRLMIDEAHQGKGFGTEAVTLIVNEIKSENTTGIPVIMIGYNQENDGARATYTKAGFVETEIAPWGEQLAAYSLKRYPMKKRFIFS; translated from the coding sequence ATGGAATTGACCTTAAGGCCTATAGTTAAGGATAATTGGGAGGAGGCAATACAGTTAAAGGTTAAGGAAGAGCAAAGGAATTTTATAGCCTCCAATCTGTACTCCATCGCAGAAGTCCAATTTCTTGATCAGTTCAAAGTTTCCGCGATTTATGATGGCGATCAGATGGTGGGTTTTTCGATGTATGGAATTGACCCGGATGATCAAAATTATTGGATTTATCGTCTAATGATCGATGAAGCCCACCAGGGAAAAGGATTCGGAACGGAAGCAGTAACATTGATAGTTAACGAGATTAAGAGTGAAAACACAACAGGTATCCCAGTTATCATGATTGGATACAACCAGGAAAATGATGGTGCCAGAGCGACATACACCAAGGCCGGATTTGTTGAGACAGAGATAGCGCCCTGGGGAGAGCAGTTGGCAGCTTATAGCTTAAAAAGATACCCAATGAAAAAGAGATTCATATTTTCCTGA
- a CDS encoding undecaprenyl-diphosphatase produces the protein MDLNLFQLINRLSGRLRPVDLLMIFVSNRIRYVYILITALLLFKNRRNKRIALETGSSIFISFVIQFFIKIFYYKPRPFKKRRVGILIPSKMNSSFPSKHTVLAFAASTSLLMFHRRLGIMMTWLSALTGFSRIWVGHHYPSDIVGSALIGSLASVVTRLISYRKFGNKPEIS, from the coding sequence ATGGATCTTAATCTTTTCCAGTTAATCAACAGATTATCTGGCCGTTTGAGGCCAGTGGATTTGTTAATGATATTCGTGTCTAATCGTATCCGTTATGTCTACATTCTAATAACAGCCTTACTCCTTTTTAAGAACCGACGCAACAAACGGATTGCCCTTGAAACCGGGAGTTCTATTTTTATCAGTTTTGTGATTCAATTTTTCATTAAAATCTTTTATTATAAGCCTCGTCCATTCAAGAAGAGACGAGTTGGTATTCTGATTCCTTCAAAAATGAATTCGTCCTTCCCGAGCAAGCACACTGTTCTTGCCTTTGCCGCTTCCACTTCACTGTTGATGTTCCATCGCAGGTTAGGGATAATGATGACCTGGTTGTCTGCTCTAACCGGTTTTTCCCGGATTTGGGTCGGTCACCATTACCCTTCTGATATTGTTGGCAGTGCATTAATCGGTTCGTTGGCAAGTGTTGTGACAAGACTCATTTCATACCGTAAATTTGGAAACAAACCGGAAATCAGTTAA
- a CDS encoding GyrI-like domain-containing protein: MEAKVVNKEAFKAIGVKWVGTFEQAAKGEIKVFHKNFLNSKKQINNAVNPENILGLSYHITDNGFTYYLALEVEEGTTTPEGMEFISVPACTFATTEYKGATVHEAYTALYTWIKQNGYNLSQSDLEHLEEYPGSFDPVIDVPELKINIPIKGI; the protein is encoded by the coding sequence ATGGAAGCAAAGGTGGTAAATAAAGAAGCATTCAAAGCGATAGGAGTCAAATGGGTCGGCACTTTTGAACAGGCCGCCAAAGGAGAAATTAAAGTTTTTCACAAAAATTTTCTAAATAGCAAGAAACAGATAAATAATGCTGTTAATCCAGAAAATATTCTTGGTCTGTCTTATCACATCACAGATAATGGCTTTACCTATTATCTGGCCCTAGAAGTTGAAGAGGGGACAACTACCCCTGAAGGAATGGAGTTCATCTCGGTTCCGGCCTGTACATTTGCCACAACTGAGTATAAGGGGGCAACTGTGCATGAAGCTTATACAGCCTTGTATACATGGATTAAACAGAATGGATATAATTTAAGCCAGAGTGATTTAGAGCATCTGGAAGAGTATCCAGGGAGTTTTGATCCTGTAATTGATGTACCTGAGCTAAAAATTAATATTCCGATTAAGGGGATTTAA
- a CDS encoding DUF4257 domain-containing protein → MLENIIFAMVIGGFVGLTAHVRKRGKIIMPRRTKKFIYLGFLEEILTGSLAAALLVVSSEADSLLRVFLMSIMAGFGGDALLRGLELFRIGSSNQGGEDIGK, encoded by the coding sequence ATGTTAGAAAACATTATTTTCGCAATGGTCATCGGTGGATTTGTTGGACTGACAGCTCATGTTAGAAAACGAGGCAAGATCATCATGCCAAGAAGGACAAAAAAGTTCATTTACCTGGGGTTCCTGGAAGAGATCCTCACAGGATCCCTAGCCGCCGCACTTCTAGTGGTCTCATCCGAAGCTGATTCACTGCTAAGAGTCTTTTTGATGTCCATCATGGCTGGTTTCGGGGGTGATGCCTTACTAAGAGGACTTGAATTATTTCGAATAGGAAGCAGTAACCAGGGTGGGGAGGATATTGGCAAATGA
- a CDS encoding NUDIX hydrolase has protein sequence MFVLNVEGAVYREGKWLVIERSTKEEHAGGLLSLVGGTVENEGFSVDLLERTLKRELFEEVGITIKDDVKYVRNTSFILPDGREVLDLVFYCEIAAGEPYPKSKDEVEAVYWMTAAEIFAHPKAPIWLKESIEEGEVQNSKIEIK, from the coding sequence ATGTTTGTTCTAAATGTTGAAGGCGCCGTGTACAGAGAAGGAAAGTGGCTAGTCATTGAACGGAGTACCAAAGAGGAACATGCAGGAGGACTGCTTTCACTTGTTGGGGGAACGGTTGAAAACGAAGGATTCTCAGTAGATTTGCTTGAGCGAACTTTGAAACGGGAGCTCTTTGAGGAAGTTGGGATCACAATAAAGGACGATGTTAAATATGTACGCAATACATCTTTTATTCTCCCGGATGGACGGGAAGTACTCGATCTTGTATTCTATTGTGAAATTGCCGCTGGTGAACCATACCCAAAAAGCAAGGATGAAGTGGAAGCAGTTTATTGGATGACAGCAGCAGAAATTTTTGCTCACCCCAAGGCTCCTATCTGGCTAAAGGAAAGCATTGAAGAGGGAGAAGTTCAAAATAGTAAAATTGAAATCAAATGA
- a CDS encoding kinase — protein MNAEEELLRQVNSVLHTNKRCILGIDGLSRAGKTTLVKRIASMLTEKEIETTVIHLDDHIVERSKRYNTGQEEWQEYYSLQWDVDSLVKSLFDNLIHSDEIELSYYDNETDQHVNRTLNLAFKKVIIVEGIFLQREEWRPYIDYTVFIDCPRDVRFARENSQTQLNIEKFRNRYWKAEDYYMEKLRPVEKADLVVPYTQLMND, from the coding sequence ATGAACGCTGAAGAAGAGTTATTGAGACAGGTTAATTCGGTACTACACACAAATAAACGATGTATTTTAGGTATAGATGGTCTTAGCAGGGCAGGAAAAACCACTTTAGTGAAGAGAATCGCTTCAATGCTTACGGAAAAAGAAATCGAAACTACCGTCATTCACTTGGACGACCATATTGTAGAGCGGTCGAAGAGGTACAATACCGGCCAGGAGGAGTGGCAGGAGTATTATAGCTTACAGTGGGATGTAGATTCGCTAGTGAAATCCTTATTTGACAACTTGATACACTCAGATGAAATTGAACTCTCATATTATGATAATGAGACGGACCAACATGTTAATAGAACACTGAATCTGGCTTTTAAAAAAGTGATAATTGTTGAAGGGATTTTCCTCCAGAGAGAGGAATGGAGACCATATATTGACTATACCGTTTTTATAGACTGTCCAAGAGATGTAAGGTTTGCTAGGGAAAACAGTCAAACTCAATTGAACATTGAAAAATTCAGAAACAGATACTGGAAAGCAGAGGACTACTACATGGAAAAACTTCGTCCCGTAGAAAAAGCTGACCTAGTTGTCCCTTATACTCAATTAATGAACGATTAA
- a CDS encoding DUF2332 domain-containing protein produces the protein MTNDLSNKFRRFAIYECRESSPLYEFLSLKIAEDGEMLELSSSAKKGQPVPNLFFGAVHYLILKGYNHRLSDFYHSIINHPGKAEDAYPAFVDFCQKYSNEIIGLLKNKIVQTNEVRRCSYLYPVFSHIYQMTKKPLALIEIGTSAGLQLCVDQYSYSYGTGELYGNPNSEVHLSSVIKGRNPLLQQMNKPEVATRTGIDLHINDVGKIEDYLWLKALIWPEHGERRELFEKAASFVSNQTLRLIEGDGVEIIRSLSTEIPEEQVMCIFHTHVANQMPIETKVKLLEQIKEIGQRRAIFHIYNNIYDEKLHLDFYLDGEESLNTIGETDGHGRWFKLSY, from the coding sequence ATGACAAATGATCTCTCTAATAAATTCAGAAGATTTGCGATCTATGAATGCAGGGAATCAAGTCCGTTATATGAGTTTCTTTCTTTAAAGATTGCTGAAGACGGTGAGATGCTTGAACTTTCATCTTCGGCAAAGAAGGGGCAGCCTGTGCCCAATTTGTTCTTTGGAGCGGTCCACTATTTAATATTGAAAGGATATAATCATAGGCTCTCGGATTTTTATCACAGTATAATAAATCATCCAGGAAAGGCAGAAGATGCATACCCTGCTTTCGTGGACTTTTGCCAAAAATATTCTAATGAGATTATTGGTTTGTTAAAAAATAAAATCGTCCAGACCAACGAAGTCAGACGATGTTCGTATCTTTACCCAGTATTCAGTCATATATATCAAATGACTAAAAAACCATTGGCATTAATTGAAATCGGAACCAGTGCAGGTTTGCAACTATGCGTGGATCAATACAGTTATTCTTATGGAACTGGAGAGTTATATGGGAATCCGAATTCTGAAGTTCATCTGTCCTCTGTAATCAAAGGGAGAAACCCGCTGCTGCAACAAATGAATAAGCCCGAAGTGGCAACAAGGACCGGAATCGACCTGCATATAAATGATGTTGGAAAAATAGAGGATTATTTATGGCTAAAGGCATTGATTTGGCCTGAACACGGTGAAAGACGGGAGTTATTTGAAAAGGCGGCAAGCTTTGTAAGCAATCAAACTTTAAGGTTAATAGAGGGGGATGGTGTCGAAATAATCAGATCCCTATCAACCGAAATTCCGGAAGAACAAGTGATGTGTATATTTCATACTCATGTTGCCAATCAAATGCCCATCGAGACAAAGGTGAAGCTTCTGGAGCAAATAAAAGAAATTGGACAACGAAGGGCAATTTTTCATATATACAATAATATTTACGATGAAAAGCTCCACCTGGATTTTTATCTCGATGGAGAAGAAAGCTTGAACACAATCGGGGAAACCGATGGCCATGGCCGTTGGTTTAAATTGAGTTACTAG
- a CDS encoding ester cyclase has product MISDDKRLLAERWFGEYFTQGNLGVIEELTTEDFVYYSRNGENSRESMVDFMKWYQSVFHDDEWVLEDLIEQGNKLVVRYTGWMTYKGGWFDIPSENQRVKETGIMIFIFNGSKVKEMWCENSDAGILYDLGALEKNSRSILGG; this is encoded by the coding sequence ATGATTAGCGATGATAAGAGATTGCTAGCTGAAAGATGGTTCGGAGAATATTTTACACAGGGGAATCTTGGTGTGATTGAGGAACTGACCACTGAGGATTTTGTTTACTATTCGCGAAACGGTGAAAACTCACGGGAATCAATGGTTGATTTCATGAAATGGTATCAATCCGTTTTTCATGATGATGAATGGGTGCTGGAGGATTTGATTGAACAGGGCAATAAGCTGGTAGTGCGTTACACCGGCTGGATGACCTATAAAGGTGGCTGGTTTGATATTCCGTCAGAAAACCAACGGGTAAAAGAGACTGGTATCATGATCTTCATATTTAATGGCAGCAAGGTAAAAGAAATGTGGTGTGAGAATAGCGATGCGGGTATTTTATATGATTTAGGGGCATTGGAAAAAAACTCACGAAGTATTTTAGGAGGGTGA
- a CDS encoding GNAT family N-acetyltransferase, translating into MKIRLANKRDIEQLIKMRWDFTLEDYPEMGEGVKFSSFENECRRFLGTAIDSSKWFVWVAEKNGQIISHIYVELIQKVPRPGRVTHPFAYMTNVYTVPEYRGKGTGSKLLSRVNEWAEEKKLEFIIVWPSETSNEFYGRNGYTHCAEPMERHF; encoded by the coding sequence ATGAAAATTCGATTAGCCAATAAAAGGGACATTGAGCAGTTAATAAAGATGAGATGGGACTTTACGCTCGAAGACTACCCAGAAATGGGGGAAGGTGTGAAGTTTAGCTCGTTTGAAAATGAATGCAGAAGGTTTCTTGGAACCGCGATAGACAGCAGCAAGTGGTTTGTTTGGGTAGCTGAGAAAAATGGGCAAATCATTTCCCATATTTATGTTGAGTTGATCCAAAAGGTTCCGCGCCCAGGCAGGGTCACACATCCGTTTGCCTATATGACAAATGTATATACTGTTCCTGAATATAGGGGAAAAGGAACTGGCAGCAAGCTGCTATCACGTGTTAATGAATGGGCCGAGGAAAAGAAGCTTGAATTCATCATTGTTTGGCCCAGCGAAACTAGCAACGAGTTTTATGGCAGAAACGGCTACACACATTGTGCAGAACCAATGGAACGGCATTTTTAA
- a CDS encoding DUF402 domain-containing protein — MNDFNLKRKYGDRADWLRVVQREFIQQYFNEERFKGYVTLLKVIKVTDPLELEYGDQKICIVDEGYTWLQHFPEGSRHSVTTMYNAAGEIVQWYIDICYRIGIENSRPWMDDLFLDIIILPSGEVFHKDADELEWALSSGAIDDELYKIATSEAVSIKKQIEANKFELLHLSKVHKEFLERKMGS, encoded by the coding sequence ATGAATGATTTCAACTTAAAAAGAAAATACGGTGACCGAGCAGACTGGCTTCGTGTGGTTCAGAGAGAATTCATTCAGCAGTATTTTAATGAAGAACGCTTTAAGGGCTACGTTACCTTATTAAAGGTCATCAAAGTGACCGATCCATTAGAGCTGGAATATGGGGATCAAAAGATTTGCATTGTAGATGAAGGTTATACCTGGCTGCAGCATTTCCCAGAGGGTTCACGCCATTCCGTGACAACCATGTATAATGCTGCAGGAGAGATTGTCCAATGGTATATCGATATATGTTATCGCATTGGCATTGAAAATAGCCGTCCATGGATGGATGATCTTTTTTTGGATATCATTATCCTTCCCTCCGGAGAAGTGTTTCACAAAGATGCTGATGAATTAGAATGGGCCTTATCCTCCGGTGCTATAGATGACGAACTATATAAAATTGCAACCTCTGAGGCTGTCTCAATAAAAAAACAAATCGAAGCAAATAAATTTGAATTGCTTCATTTATCTAAGGTGCATAAAGAATTTTTGGAACGGAAGATGGGCAGTTAA
- a CDS encoding GNAT family N-acetyltransferase, with the protein MNNADYIIRPENPNDYTYIRELIVLAFENGENEASLVELIRESEHFVSGLSLVAAKNEGEIIGHILFSVIHLVTDQGIVPTLGLAPMSVKPDYQNSGIGSDLVNEGIKACRDLGCDHIFVLGHPNFYPRFGFSPTSQFGIVPPFPVPEEVFMALELKKGSLTGLQGKIEYPPAFNSVSKLIA; encoded by the coding sequence ATGAACAACGCTGATTATATCATTCGCCCAGAAAACCCCAATGATTATACATACATTAGGGAATTAATTGTTTTGGCTTTTGAAAATGGAGAAAATGAAGCTTCTTTAGTCGAACTTATAAGGGAATCGGAGCATTTTGTCTCTGGTTTGAGCCTCGTTGCCGCCAAGAATGAAGGTGAAATAATAGGACATATACTTTTCAGTGTCATTCACCTTGTTACTGACCAGGGAATTGTCCCTACTTTAGGTCTTGCTCCAATGTCCGTGAAACCAGATTATCAAAATAGCGGAATCGGTTCTGACTTGGTCAATGAAGGAATTAAAGCTTGCAGGGATTTAGGATGTGATCATATTTTTGTTCTTGGGCACCCGAATTTTTACCCTCGTTTTGGCTTTTCGCCGACAAGCCAATTTGGAATAGTTCCCCCTTTTCCTGTTCCTGAAGAGGTATTTATGGCTCTTGAACTAAAGAAAGGTTCATTAACTGGATTACAGGGGAAAATTGAGTATCCGCCTGCCTTTAATTCTGTTAGTAAGTTGATAGCATAA